A single genomic interval of Ramlibacter sp. harbors:
- a CDS encoding extracellular solute-binding protein has protein sequence MSKVKTTLWRAVAGAALGLTALAAQAQDKQLTLCWAAWDPANALVELSKDFTAKTGIQMKYEFVPWPNFAQRMLNELNSKGKLCDLLIGDSQWIGAAATEGHYVKLNEFFDKNAIRMTDFMPATVEGYSTWPKGTKNYWALPAMGDAVAFTYRKDWFARPELQAEYKKKHGHDLAPPATWDEFKKIGEFFQNRVIDGKKVYGAALYTERGSEGITMGVTNTMYAYGMEYDNPKKPYDMKGYINGAGAVKGLKFYKELYDCCVPPGHSNAYMTEDLDAYKSGQVAMQMNFIAFFPGISKDPQVGGEKTGFFPIPKGDKQHAQLGGQGISVVKYSDKKDLALQYMKWFAQPAIQKKWWDGGGFTCLKSILESPGFETSTPYAKVFLDSMKIVKDFWAEPSYAQLLLSMQSRVHEYVVAGKGTPQQALDGLLKDWTQVFKDDGKLK, from the coding sequence ATGAGCAAGGTCAAAACAACCCTCTGGCGCGCTGTCGCCGGGGCCGCGCTGGGCCTCACAGCGCTGGCGGCGCAGGCCCAGGACAAACAGCTGACGCTGTGCTGGGCCGCGTGGGACCCGGCCAACGCGCTGGTGGAGTTGTCGAAGGACTTCACGGCCAAGACCGGCATCCAGATGAAGTACGAATTCGTGCCCTGGCCCAACTTTGCCCAGCGCATGCTCAATGAGCTCAATTCCAAGGGCAAACTGTGTGACCTGCTGATTGGCGACAGCCAGTGGATCGGCGCCGCCGCGACCGAGGGTCACTACGTCAAGCTCAACGAGTTCTTTGACAAGAACGCGATCAGGATGACCGACTTCATGCCGGCCACGGTCGAGGGCTACTCCACCTGGCCCAAGGGCACCAAGAACTACTGGGCCTTGCCAGCGATGGGCGACGCCGTGGCGTTCACCTACCGCAAGGACTGGTTTGCCCGCCCCGAGCTGCAGGCCGAGTACAAGAAGAAGCACGGCCACGACCTGGCGCCCCCCGCGACCTGGGACGAGTTCAAGAAGATTGGCGAGTTTTTCCAGAACCGGGTGATCGACGGCAAGAAGGTGTACGGCGCGGCGCTGTACACCGAGCGCGGTTCCGAGGGCATCACCATGGGCGTGACCAACACCATGTACGCCTATGGCATGGAGTACGACAACCCCAAGAAGCCGTATGACATGAAGGGCTACATCAACGGCGCCGGCGCCGTGAAGGGCCTGAAGTTCTACAAGGAACTGTATGACTGCTGCGTGCCGCCGGGCCACAGCAACGCCTACATGACCGAAGACCTGGACGCCTACAAGTCGGGCCAGGTGGCCATGCAGATGAACTTCATCGCCTTCTTCCCGGGTATCTCCAAGGACCCGCAGGTGGGCGGCGAGAAGACCGGCTTCTTCCCCATCCCCAAGGGCGACAAGCAGCATGCCCAGCTGGGCGGGCAGGGCATCTCGGTGGTCAAGTATTCCGACAAGAAGGACCTGGCCCTGCAGTACATGAAGTGGTTTGCCCAGCCGGCCATCCAGAAGAAATGGTGGGACGGCGGCGGCTTCACCTGCCTGAAGTCCATCCTGGAGTCCCCCGGCTTCGAAACCAGCACGCCTTACGCCAAGGTGTTCCTGGACTCCATGAAGATCGTCAAGGACTTCTGGGCCGAGCCCAGCTATGCCCAGCTGCTGTTGTCGATGCAAAGCCGGGTGCATGAGTACGTGGTGGCCGGCAAGGGCACACCGCAACAGGCGCTGGACGGCCTGCTCAAGGACTGGACCCAGGTCTTCAAGGACGACGGGAAACTGAAGTGA
- a CDS encoding LacI family DNA-binding transcriptional regulator, which produces MAITITQIAEAAGVSTATVDRVLNNRPGVNPATVDKVRAVMQTLGAASPSRGRPRSTPNYRFAFVLPALRRGFFDMVDRVVAQSAGDFRHQHITEITHRLPNVDGADFANELARMTDLDGIALLAPDVPPVKLAINELVRSGVHVVTLFSDVPGSLRETFVGADNRAAGRTAGVLLGRCLPREGPGRVALLSPATRFCAEIDRRIGFTQVMEERYPGATLLQLDELPEAEDAAFSFAQRFLDPVATGGPLHALYNVGPGAHGVSRALQSLGYDSTLGFVVHDLLEAHRALLTSNAVSYVLQQDVYYAVMTAAKVLRMLCEEVRGALAVSNPRVEILTAENLA; this is translated from the coding sequence ATGGCCATCACCATCACCCAAATCGCCGAGGCCGCGGGAGTCAGCACCGCCACCGTGGACCGCGTGCTGAACAACCGCCCCGGGGTCAACCCGGCCACGGTGGACAAGGTGCGGGCGGTCATGCAGACGCTGGGCGCAGCCAGCCCGAGCCGGGGCCGGCCCCGCTCCACGCCCAACTACCGGTTTGCCTTTGTCCTGCCGGCGCTGCGGCGCGGTTTCTTTGACATGGTGGACCGCGTCGTCGCCCAGTCGGCCGGCGATTTCCGGCACCAGCACATCACCGAGATCACCCACCGCCTGCCCAATGTGGATGGCGCGGATTTCGCCAACGAACTCGCCCGCATGACCGATCTGGACGGCATCGCCCTGCTGGCGCCCGACGTGCCCCCGGTCAAACTGGCCATCAACGAGCTGGTGCGCTCTGGCGTGCACGTGGTGACGCTGTTCTCGGACGTGCCGGGCTCGCTGCGCGAAACCTTTGTGGGCGCCGACAACCGGGCCGCCGGCCGCACGGCCGGCGTGCTGCTGGGCCGCTGCCTGCCGCGCGAGGGGCCGGGCCGGGTGGCGCTGCTGTCGCCGGCCACCCGCTTTTGCGCCGAGATTGACCGGCGCATCGGTTTCACCCAGGTGATGGAGGAGCGCTACCCCGGCGCCACGCTGCTGCAACTGGACGAGCTGCCCGAGGCGGAAGATGCCGCCTTCAGCTTCGCCCAGCGCTTTCTGGACCCCGTGGCCACGGGCGGCCCGCTGCACGCCCTGTACAACGTCGGGCCGGGGGCGCATGGCGTCAGCCGCGCCCTGCAGTCGCTGGGCTACGACAGCACGCTGGGCTTTGTCGTCCATGACCTGCTCGAAGCCCACCGCGCGCTGCTGACCTCGAACGCCGTCTCCTATGTGCTGCAGCAAGACGTCTACTACGCCGTGATGACCGCCGCCAAGGTGCTGCGCATGCTGTGCGAGGAAGTGCGCGGCGCGTTGGCGGTCAGCAACCCCAGGGTGGAGATCCTTACTGCGGAAAACCTCGCGTGA
- the dhaK gene encoding dihydroxyacetone kinase subunit DhaK: MKKFTNLPGDLVYESMLGFGAAHAGRIKVNLDPLFVSRAQPRRDKVALISGGGSGHEPLHTGYVGTGMLDAACPGQVFTSPTPNQMLAAAKATGGDAGVLFIIKNYAGDVMNFQMAMDMMDGEFAAVLVNDDVSQDAFGRHTGRRGLAGTLVVEKIVGAAAEQGADLATCKRLGDRVNACTASMGVAFESCTVPEAGVATFDIGPNEMEIGVGIHGEPGRQRAAYQPASAIVQTMLDAILKDLKPQAGQEVLLHVNGLGGTPLMELYLLYHLASERLTEAGLRTTRSLVGNHTTALEMAGASLTVTLLSDELKAYWDAPVDTPHLRW; this comes from the coding sequence ATGAAGAAGTTCACCAACCTGCCAGGCGATCTGGTGTATGAAAGCATGCTGGGGTTCGGCGCGGCCCATGCGGGGCGGATCAAGGTGAACCTGGACCCGCTGTTCGTCAGCCGCGCCCAGCCCCGGCGGGACAAGGTGGCCCTGATATCGGGCGGTGGCTCCGGCCACGAGCCCCTGCACACCGGCTACGTCGGCACCGGCATGCTGGACGCGGCCTGCCCGGGCCAGGTGTTCACCTCCCCCACGCCCAACCAGATGCTGGCCGCCGCAAAGGCCACGGGCGGCGACGCGGGCGTGCTGTTCATCATCAAGAACTACGCCGGCGACGTGATGAACTTCCAGATGGCCATGGACATGATGGACGGTGAGTTTGCCGCCGTGCTGGTGAACGACGACGTGTCCCAGGACGCCTTTGGCCGCCATACCGGCCGGCGCGGCCTGGCCGGCACGCTGGTGGTCGAAAAGATCGTGGGCGCCGCCGCCGAGCAGGGCGCGGACCTGGCCACCTGCAAGCGGCTGGGCGACCGGGTCAACGCCTGCACGGCGTCCATGGGCGTGGCGTTTGAAAGCTGCACCGTGCCCGAGGCCGGCGTGGCCACCTTCGACATCGGGCCCAACGAGATGGAGATCGGCGTGGGCATCCATGGCGAGCCAGGCCGCCAACGGGCCGCCTACCAGCCTGCCAGCGCCATCGTGCAAACCATGCTGGACGCCATCCTCAAGGACCTCAAGCCCCAGGCAGGGCAAGAGGTCTTGCTGCATGTCAATGGCCTGGGCGGCACGCCGCTGATGGAGCTGTACCTTCTGTACCACTTGGCCAGCGAGCGCCTGACTGAGGCGGGCCTGCGGACCACCCGGTCGCTGGTGGGCAACCACACGACCGCGCTGGAAATGGCGGGCGCATCGCTCACCGTGACACTGCTGAGTGACGAGCTGAAAGCGTACTGGGACGCCCCGGTCGACACCCCGCACCTGCGCTGGTAG
- a CDS encoding DUF2798 domain-containing protein, translated as MIPRRFEPVVFVFVLSGLMSLVVSGVSTLKVLGLAPGWAGVWMDAWATAWLVAFPVALVVVPVARRIVHRLVGGPGGL; from the coding sequence ATGATCCCGCGGCGGTTCGAACCGGTGGTGTTCGTCTTCGTCCTGTCGGGCCTGATGTCGCTCGTGGTGTCGGGCGTGTCCACGCTGAAGGTTCTCGGGCTGGCGCCGGGGTGGGCTGGCGTGTGGATGGACGCCTGGGCCACGGCCTGGCTGGTGGCCTTCCCCGTTGCACTGGTGGTGGTGCCCGTGGCGCGCCGCATTGTTCATCGGCTGGTCGGGGGGCCGGGCGGGCTTTGA
- a CDS encoding flavodoxin family protein: MKKLAVIYHSAHGHTAHIAQHVAAGARTMADTEVSLLLAEELARAPAQLVGYDGFIFGSPTYLGGVSGPFKSFMDATGGLWKRHQLKGKLAAGFTVSSLPAGDKQSTLLSMFVFAMQHGMVWVGNAILPEQHAGVPYEEAANRLGSWSGLMAQAGHSAPADSFAPGDIKTARMFGANIAQALQRMSFEAPVAVAS; the protein is encoded by the coding sequence ATGAAAAAACTTGCAGTCATCTATCACAGCGCCCATGGGCACACCGCGCACATTGCGCAGCACGTCGCCGCGGGCGCGCGAACCATGGCCGACACCGAGGTCAGCCTGCTGCTGGCCGAGGAGCTGGCCAGGGCGCCCGCGCAACTCGTCGGCTACGACGGGTTCATCTTCGGCTCACCCACCTACCTGGGCGGCGTCTCCGGCCCCTTCAAGTCGTTCATGGACGCGACGGGGGGCCTCTGGAAGCGCCACCAGCTCAAGGGCAAGCTGGCCGCGGGCTTCACGGTGTCGTCGCTGCCGGCCGGTGACAAGCAGTCCACGCTGCTGTCGATGTTTGTCTTTGCCATGCAGCACGGCATGGTGTGGGTGGGCAATGCCATCCTGCCCGAGCAGCATGCGGGCGTGCCCTACGAGGAAGCGGCCAACCGGCTGGGCTCCTGGTCGGGCCTGATGGCGCAGGCCGGGCATTCGGCCCCTGCGGACTCGTTTGCGCCCGGCGACATCAAAACGGCCAGGATGTTTGGCGCCAACATTGCCCAGGCCCTGCAGCGCATGAGCTTTGAGGCGCCCGTGGCGGTGGCGTCATGA
- a CDS encoding DUF2938 domain-containing protein, translating to MNNLGRIALIGIGATAVMDAWLMLLKRLGVPTLNFALMGRWVGHWRRGQWAHDAIARAPAVKGELALGWLLHYLTGMAFAGLLVAVAGVAWLGHPRLLPALAVGLITVAAPWLVMQPAMGAGIASSKTPTPHRNRMRSLANHAVFGSGLYLAAVAIAWISR from the coding sequence ATGAACAACCTGGGCCGCATCGCGCTCATCGGCATCGGCGCCACCGCCGTGATGGATGCATGGCTGATGCTGCTCAAGCGGCTGGGCGTGCCCACGCTGAACTTCGCGCTGATGGGCCGCTGGGTCGGCCATTGGCGGCGGGGCCAATGGGCCCACGACGCCATTGCCAGGGCTCCCGCGGTCAAGGGCGAACTGGCGCTGGGCTGGCTGCTCCACTACCTGACCGGCATGGCCTTCGCGGGCCTGTTGGTGGCTGTGGCCGGCGTGGCCTGGCTGGGCCATCCGCGTCTGCTGCCCGCGCTGGCCGTCGGGCTGATCACCGTGGCGGCGCCCTGGCTGGTGATGCAGCCTGCCATGGGCGCGGGCATAGCCTCGAGCAAGACCCCCACACCCCACAGGAACCGAATGCGTAGCCTGGCCAACCACGCAGTTTTTGGATCAGGCCTGTACCTGGCCGCCGTCGCCATCGCATGGATCTCGCGATAG